The sequence ATTGGGACAGGGCGTCCCGTCCTGCAATTGAGCTGGGGCGGCGGTACGCCGACATTTCTGACGATTCCCCAGATCGACCGCCTCTGGCACACGCTGAATGATGCCTTCGCACTCGCTGCCGATGCTGAGGTGGCGATCGAAGTCGATCCACGCGTGACGACGCCGGAGCAGATGCGCCATCTGCGCGCGCTCGGTTTCAATCGTCTGTCGATGGGTGTGCAGGACCTCGATCCCGACGTGCAGACCGCGATCGGCCGGGGGCAGACGTTCGCACAGACGGAAACCACGCACGAACTTGGGCGCGCGCTGGGATTCACCGGGATCAACATGGATTTGATCTACGGCCTGCCGCGTCAGACGGTCGCCGAATTCCGCGCGACCATCGCGGCGGTGGCACGCTGGCGTCCCGACCGTTTGGCGGTCTACTCGTATGCGCATGTACCCTGGGGGCGGCCGCAGCAGATGCAGATCAATGAAGCGGAACTCCCGGCGGGACCGGAGAAATTCGCGCTCTTCGCGGTCGCGGTGCAGGGACTCTTGGCGGCGGGATACGATCCGATCGGCATGGATCACTTCGCGCTGTCGACCGACGAATTGGCCCAGGGACTGACCAACGGGCGTTTGCATCGGAATTTCATGGGGTACACCGTGTCCGCATCACGCGACATTATCGGGCTGGGTGTCTCGGCCATCGGCGAGATAGCCGGCTGCTTCGCGCAGAACGACTCGCGTCTCGGTGCCTACTATCGACTCATAGACACAACCGGGAGTGGAATTCACCGGGGTTGGACATTGACGCGC comes from Candidatus Zixiibacteriota bacterium and encodes:
- the hemN gene encoding oxygen-independent coproporphyrinogen III oxidase, with protein sequence MRALGTTESAATDAYWSVPTGLLRKYDRPGPRYTSYPTVPVWTADFGAAQYDEHLRRFAATDRPLSLYVHLPFCHERCTFCGCNVVIAQRQETVERYLAYLFREIDHVVDVIGTGRPVLQLSWGGGTPTFLTIPQIDRLWHTLNDAFALAADAEVAIEVDPRVTTPEQMRHLRALGFNRLSMGVQDLDPDVQTAIGRGQTFAQTETTHELGRALGFTGINMDLIYGLPRQTVAEFRATIAAVARWRPDRLAVYSYAHVPWGRPQQMQINEAELPAGPEKFALFAVAVQGLLAAGYDPIGMDHFALSTDELAQGLTNGRLHRNFMGYTVSASRDIIGLGVSAIGEIAGCFAQNDSRLGAYYRLIDTTGSGIHRGWTLTRDDEIRRAAILSIMCRLRLSFDGISEQFGIDAAEYFSSEMARLEELTDDGLVQINADGFVVTSTGRHFVRNIAMVFDAYLPRLTGQATAKKPIFSRTV